In the Syntrophus gentianae genome, AATGAGATAGAGCGATCCACCGCCGATGAGCAATCCCAGGAGCGCCTCCATAAAAGGAAGTTTCATGACAAATACCGCCAGCAGAAAGCAGATCGGAATTCCAGGCAGGGAGATGACATCGGGAATGATCTGATGATCGATGTCAATGAATGTAATGAGGATCAACGCACTGACAAAGATAAAAGCGGCAAGAAACTTCAGGGTCAGGCCGAATTTCAAGAAGAGGAACAGCCCCATCAAGGCCGTCAGTCCCTCAACGAAGGGGTATCGCGGGGAAATCCTTACACCGCAGGCACGACAGCGGCCTCTCAGAAGCAGATAGCTGAGCAGCGGGATGTTGTCGTAGAAATGGATGGGACGCCCGCATGCCGGGCAATGGGAAGCCGGTTTGACAATCGACATGCCTTCAGGAATCCGCCAGATGCAGACATTCAAAAAGCTCCCCACCACAGCCCCCAGACAGAAAGCGAATATTGCCCCTATTTCCATGATCGCCATTTTAAACCCCTTCCATTTCGCATCACTCAGCGTTCTATGCAAATAACATGCGTTTTCTCGGTTCCCGTGATCACAGGGCGGCCGCTCTTGTTATCCTTATGCGTGAAAAAGGATACAGTTCTCTCCCCTGGAGAGAAGCAGCCTTCTATCATGCCGGAAATTCCAAGCCAATCAAAACTCTGCCTCCTTGACATCTTCCGGACCGTGGCCTATACA is a window encoding:
- a CDS encoding prepilin peptidase, with amino-acid sequence MAIMEIGAIFAFCLGAVVGSFLNVCIWRIPEGMSIVKPASHCPACGRPIHFYDNIPLLSYLLLRGRCRACGVRISPRYPFVEGLTALMGLFLFLKFGLTLKFLAAFIFVSALILITFIDIDHQIIPDVISLPGIPICFLLAVFVMKLPFMEALLGLLIGGGSLYLIAVLYEVATKREGMGGGDIKLLAMLGAFLGWKSLLFILLVSSLAGALVGISLMLIKGRDMKYAVPFGPFLSIGAVAYLFVGECAVNLFLYHQL